AAGCCGCGGCCATCCCTGATGCGCCCGCAGTTCAAACCGGGGAGCCGGTTTTTCGTGTGCGTACAGAGGCTGTTTATCATGAGCTGGTGCCTTTTGGCCCGGCGTATCAAAATCTTTCCGGAAACCTGCATCTGGAAACCGGCGGTGTAAAAGCGCTGATCCGCGCCCCGCAACTGCCGGAGTCCGGCGGCCCACTGGGTTCGGTGTTTGTCCTGGATGCGGCATTTCACGCCGCCTGCGTGTGGACACAGCGGTACAGGGGATTTGTGGGGTTTCCGGTGGGATTTGATTTCCGCTCGGTGACGCGGCCCGCAGTCCCAGGGGGCCGGTACACGGCCCTTGCAGAGGCCGGATCCGGGGCCATGGGCAGCCATGATTTTGATGTGTGGATTTTTGCCGCAGACGGCCGTGTCTGCGAATACGTCCGGGGCCTGCACATGCGTGATGTGTTTGCCGGCCGCAGAAAACCGCCTGCCTGGATTTGCGCCGGAAAACAAAAGGCGAAAGGCAAGATTTGATGATGTTTGTTGTTGTGGCCGCAACGGCCTATTTGCTGGGTTCTGTCAATTTTTCCATTGTGTTTTTCCGGGTCACCGGGCGGGGTGATCCCAGAACCCAATACAGCGGCAATCCCGGGGCCACAAATGTTTATCGCCAGGCCGGCCCGGCAGCCGCGGCTCTGGTGCTGGTCCTGGACATGGGACGGGCTGCGGCTGTTGCCGCGCTGGCCGTGTATCTTTTGGATCCCGCAGGTGTTGCATGGACCGGGCTGGCCCTTGTTGCCGGAAATCGGTATCCCTGTTTTCATCAGTTTAAAGGCGGCAAGGGGGTGGCCAATTATCTTGGGTTTTCGGCCGTGATCGTTCCCTGGGGGGTGCTGGCTTCGGCCCTGGCTTGGGCTGCGGGCTATTTTGCCTTCCGGATTCCCTTTATCGCCTCTTTTTGCATGGTGGCCGTGCTTGGCGGGGCCACAGTGTATAAGTGGATGCATGTTGCCCCGGCTGTTTTGGGGGGCCTGGCCACCATTGCCTTTATTGTTTTTAATCACCGCAGCAACCTGGCTGAGCTGCCGGGAAAGGACAGGTAGCCGGCTATGGGGTTGTGGGGGTTCGGGCTGTGGGTAAAAGCCCGGGTTGTGGTAAAAACAACGCATATCTGGTTGTTTTCGCATGATGCCGGCCCGGTGGCGGTTTGCTCCCTGCTGACCGCTTGCGCGCTCAATGCGACTCGCAAACCGTCGCCGGGCCGGCATCATGGAAAGTCGTGTGCAAAAATTTGCGGCCAAAAAAACAAAGCCCCTGAGTTTTCCACTGGTATGGCTCTGCGGGTTTCTCATGTCTTCGCAGTAAACTGATCCAAGGCTTTGCAGGGCAAGAGGTCTATTCTGCGTCCAGGAGTTTGCGGATTTGGGTGCTGTCGTATTTGCCGGCCGGCGATACCGGGATCTGGTCGGTGAGCCGGATTTTTCGGGGCAGGGCATAGCCGGGCAGGCGGTCTGCCAGATGGCGGCGGATTTGGCCTGCAGATGCCTGTGCTGCGGCAAGGGCGCGGATTTCGTTTCCCCGGCGGCCGCTGTCGGCCACGCTCAACACCGCCGCATCCGATACTTCCGGCATCTCCAGTAAGACCATCCGGATTTCATCCAGGTCCACCCGCTTTCCTCCCACCTTGACAATCCGGTCGGCCCGGCCTTCCAGGGAAAATGCATTGGGGCCCACAACGCGGATGCGGTCACTGGTGACGAAAAAACCGTCTGCATCCAGGGCAATCTCCGGGGATATGAAATCCGAGCAAATGGCCAGAGATCCGTTTGTCTGTTTCCATTGAATGCAGTCAAAGGGTGTAAAATGTGGTTGGATGGTTGTGCACACCCGTGTGGCGATTCCCCCTGTCTCGGTGGAGCCGTAAATTTCTGTGATGCCAAGGCCGGTTTTTTCATAAAAGGCCCGGCTGTCTTCAGGCTCCAGCCGGGCTGCAGAGCAAAGAACGCGTGCCAGGCTCGAAGCCGGCAGATCCATGCCTGCGGCCATCCTGTAATGAAGCGGGATACTCACAAGGTAGGTGGCCCGGTGTTTTTCTATGGCGGTCTGGATTTCATGGGGGTAGGTCGGTATCCCCTCAATGACCCCGGCACCGGCCACCAGCGGGGTGAGCACGGAAAACAGCAGACCGTAGATGTGGCAGGGCGGAACTGTGGCCACAAATCGGTCCTGTTGGGTCACCTGCATTTTTTGTGCGTGATAAATGGCTTCAAAAAACAGGTTGCCGATGGTTTTGCTCCAGGTGCGGGGGGCGGCTGTGGAGCCGCCGGTAAAAAGTTTGACAAAGACTTCCCCGAAATCCCGCATCAAAGAAGCGTCAAAAGCCCTATGCCCGCCGGAAGGCGGCACAGGGTCCACCGCCGCAACCCCCCCGGGCAGGTCTGCCGGGGCATCTGTGACAGCCTTTGAAAAACCTTGCTCCTGCCGGATCCGGGCCAGAACGGTTTTTTCACATGAATAGGGCAAAATCAGGATGGCCGGGCGGGTAAGCGCTGCAAGCAGGGCCGCTGCCATTTTCCCGCGGTCGGTTGTGCAAAGACACAAGCTGACCGGACGGTCTTTGGCAAACACATGTTGCTGAAATCCGGCGGCCATTGCATAGACGTCTTTGTAGGTGTACCTGCCGGGTACAAAGTCATCATCGGGCCGGGCCGGGCCTGCGGCCACATTTTTCAGAATTGTGAAAGGCGGCATCATGTCTTTTCGGATCAATAAACGGGTAAACAAAATCAAAAACAGATGAAAATTATCCCTTGCGGGCGGCTTTGATATAATATA
The window above is part of the Desulfosalsimonas propionicica genome. Proteins encoded here:
- a CDS encoding polyketide synthase dehydratase domain-containing protein, yielding MGHFSEIKTLPPMAQKIVLPAYLQDHAFEGRALYPAVESMQQLAAAAAGTNITGRIMGQAAFSKFLEIAQGQEEIDAIFELAPADGQSLTARLLTRQKMAASGITRTREHARLCFFSDHKAAAIPDAPAVQTGEPVFRVRTEAVYHELVPFGPAYQNLSGNLHLETGGVKALIRAPQLPESGGPLGSVFVLDAAFHAACVWTQRYRGFVGFPVGFDFRSVTRPAVPGGRYTALAEAGSGAMGSHDFDVWIFAADGRVCEYVRGLHMRDVFAGRRKPPAWICAGKQKAKGKI
- a CDS encoding glycerol-3-phosphate acyltransferase, coding for MMFVVVAATAYLLGSVNFSIVFFRVTGRGDPRTQYSGNPGATNVYRQAGPAAAALVLVLDMGRAAAVAALAVYLLDPAGVAWTGLALVAGNRYPCFHQFKGGKGVANYLGFSAVIVPWGVLASALAWAAGYFAFRIPFIASFCMVAVLGGATVYKWMHVAPAVLGGLATIAFIVFNHRSNLAELPGKDR
- a CDS encoding ANL family adenylate-forming protein: MMPPFTILKNVAAGPARPDDDFVPGRYTYKDVYAMAAGFQQHVFAKDRPVSLCLCTTDRGKMAAALLAALTRPAILILPYSCEKTVLARIRQEQGFSKAVTDAPADLPGGVAAVDPVPPSGGHRAFDASLMRDFGEVFVKLFTGGSTAAPRTWSKTIGNLFFEAIYHAQKMQVTQQDRFVATVPPCHIYGLLFSVLTPLVAGAGVIEGIPTYPHEIQTAIEKHRATYLVSIPLHYRMAAGMDLPASSLARVLCSAARLEPEDSRAFYEKTGLGITEIYGSTETGGIATRVCTTIQPHFTPFDCIQWKQTNGSLAICSDFISPEIALDADGFFVTSDRIRVVGPNAFSLEGRADRIVKVGGKRVDLDEIRMVLLEMPEVSDAAVLSVADSGRRGNEIRALAAAQASAGQIRRHLADRLPGYALPRKIRLTDQIPVSPAGKYDSTQIRKLLDAE